The following proteins come from a genomic window of Fundulus heteroclitus isolate FHET01 unplaced genomic scaffold, MU-UCD_Fhet_4.1 scaffold_58, whole genome shotgun sequence:
- the LOC105921893 gene encoding TBC1 domain family member 25 — protein sequence MAGEEERGVVRVKVKKCDGVLPVEFRSFAVDPQITSLEVLQHILIRAFDLNGKRNFSVSYLSRDRSSVEIYLSLLSDWDLDVAFMSASKPFLQLKMDVKPSEESPVMEDWDIISSKDVIGSELLLTERTRSLASAALPFTQSLLSQVGRTLSRVQQAFTWSYGEEIKPFKPPLSDSEFHSYLNGQGQLTRPEELRLRIYHGGVEPSLRKVFDCCYFPCGLFVIAICWQYSKLHSLGTILDSPL from the exons ATGGCAGGCGAGGAGGAGAGAGGCGTGGTTCGAGTTAAAGTCAAG AAATGTGATGGGGTGCTTCCTGTGGAGTTTCGTTCCTTTGCTGTTGATCCACAGATAACATCTCTGGAGGTCCTTCAACACATCCTCATCAGAGCCTTCGACCTCAATGG GAAGCGGAATTTCAGTGTTAGTTACCTGTCTCGAGATCGGAGCAGTGTGGAAATTTACCTGTCTCTGCTGTCTGACTGGGATTTGGATGTTGCGTTTATGAGTGCCTCCAAACCGTTCCTGCAACTCAAGATGGATGTGAAGCCTTCTGAGGAGA GTCCAGTAATGGAGGACTGGGACATCATAAGCTCCAAAGATGTTATTGGTTCGGAGCTGCTGCTTACAGAAAGGACGAGGTCCTTGGCATCTGCAGCACTTCCCTTTACTCAGTCTCTGCTGTCCCAG GTGGGACGGACCTTGTCCCGAGTCCAGCAGGCCTTCACCTGGTCTTATGGCGAGGAGATCAAGCCTTTCAAACCTCCACTTAGTGATTCTGAGTTCCACAGCTACCTTAACGGACAGGGCCAGCTGACCCGACCTGAAGAACTACGACTGCGGATCTACCATGGTGGCGTGGAGCCATCACTGCGAAAG GTATTTGACTGTTGCTACTTTCCTTGTGGCCTCTTCGTGATTGCCATTTGCTGGCAGTATTCCAAG